In a genomic window of Chloroflexota bacterium:
- a CDS encoding nuclear transport factor 2 family protein, which translates to MQKQLERTREDELQALAMDYLEAFEARDLERCVAFYDDSATVVFHVGRYEGKEAITTWHQDRFGADLQLLSMDGTSALGDTVTIDATATSKRLKAWRIPSLAAKVEFTFDGDLITYAKFGLRV; encoded by the coding sequence ATGCAGAAACAGCTAGAAAGAACGCGCGAGGATGAATTACAGGCGCTTGCCATGGATTACCTGGAAGCCTTCGAGGCCCGGGATCTGGAACGTTGCGTGGCCTTCTACGACGATTCGGCGACGGTTGTCTTTCACGTCGGGCGTTACGAGGGCAAGGAGGCGATCACCACCTGGCATCAGGACCGTTTCGGTGCAGACTTGCAGCTCCTTAGCATGGATGGCACGAGTGCATTGGGAGACACGGTCACCATTGATGCCACCGCGACCTCCAAGCGTCTGAAAGCCTGGAGAATCCCAAGCCTCGCTGCCAAGGTGGAATTCACTTTCGATGGCGACCTGATTACATATGCGAAGTTTGGGCTACGCGTTTAG